In a genomic window of Hymenobacter chitinivorans DSM 11115:
- a CDS encoding site-specific integrase, whose product MASVKVLLMEEKINKAGEAPVYLRIIKDRKPKYISIGLRVKPQDWNSDLGRVKKSHPKMAHTNAYLSAKLAEADATALDMQRESKFVSPVQIKNTIMGQSSESFLKYFEKHLHTLEKTGKISSLTKAAAVFSKLKVFLGTSDLLFDEVTVSFLKQYEDYLHDELGNSVNTIHSNLKIFRKLINDAIREDLFSVARDPFRKFKLKLEKTTKSYLSEDELEALWTLPLKEGLKLWHHRNLFVFAAYAGGLRISDLLQLRWSNFSGTHIRITMQKTNDAVSVKVPNRALEILQLYRHDGGKPSDYIFPFLHTYVDYTDPRALHRVISSATAYANKNLKIIAERAGIEKHISFHSSRHTFATRALTKGVAIELVSKLMGHHSINTTQIYAKIVNEKLDQAMDAFN is encoded by the coding sequence ATGGCAAGTGTAAAGGTACTCCTGATGGAGGAGAAGATAAATAAGGCCGGTGAGGCACCCGTGTACCTGCGCATTATTAAGGACAGGAAGCCGAAGTACATCTCCATTGGTCTACGGGTGAAGCCGCAAGATTGGAACAGCGACTTAGGGCGTGTGAAAAAGTCGCACCCTAAAATGGCACACACAAACGCTTACCTATCTGCTAAGCTCGCCGAAGCAGATGCAACAGCGTTGGATATGCAGCGGGAGTCGAAGTTCGTTTCGCCCGTCCAAATCAAGAACACCATCATGGGGCAGTCGTCGGAGAGCTTCCTCAAGTATTTCGAAAAGCACCTGCACACGCTGGAGAAAACTGGTAAGATTAGCTCACTGACCAAAGCTGCAGCTGTGTTCTCCAAACTCAAGGTTTTCTTGGGGACAAGCGACTTGCTCTTCGACGAGGTCACGGTCAGCTTCCTGAAGCAGTATGAGGACTACTTACACGACGAGCTGGGAAACTCGGTCAATACCATTCACTCCAACCTCAAGATCTTTCGTAAGCTCATCAACGACGCTATCCGGGAGGACTTGTTTTCCGTTGCCCGTGACCCGTTTCGGAAGTTCAAGCTCAAGTTGGAGAAGACGACTAAATCATACCTCTCAGAAGACGAGCTAGAGGCGTTGTGGACCTTGCCGTTGAAGGAGGGCCTTAAGCTTTGGCACCATCGGAACCTGTTCGTCTTCGCTGCTTACGCGGGTGGCCTGCGGATCTCCGACCTGCTCCAGCTCAGGTGGAGCAACTTCTCGGGTACCCACATCCGTATCACGATGCAGAAGACGAACGATGCTGTATCGGTCAAGGTGCCGAACAGGGCGCTGGAGATACTGCAGCTCTACCGTCACGATGGGGGTAAGCCATCTGACTACATCTTCCCTTTTCTTCATACGTATGTCGACTACACTGACCCCAGGGCGCTGCACAGAGTCATCTCGTCGGCAACCGCTTATGCCAACAAGAACCTGAAGATCATCGCTGAGCGGGCGGGAATCGAGAAGCACATCAGTTTTCACAGTTCGCGGCACACTTTCGCAACGAGAGCCCTGACGAAGGGGGTAGCAATTGAGTTGGTGTCCAAGCTGATGGGTCACCACTCTATCAACACGACACAGATTTACGCGAAAATCGTCAACGAGAAGCTCGACCAGGCGATGGACGCATTCAACTGA
- a CDS encoding carboxylesterase family protein produces the protein MTSANSAHFHAPAGHIIGRHDGAVLRATGIRYARAVRFQAPVAEPPATAPILATAPAPACPQVADSLLAPALGSLFAGISYDEDCLRLSVTRPADYRPDEQLPVVVWVHGGSYVTGAGDLPVYDPAVWVSEQRLVFVAVTYRLGLLGFLGQQGGAPPNLGLLDLLEALRWVQRNSPAFGGNPDLVTLFGQSAGADAIAHLMVAEGAQGLFRRVIMHSAPLGLSRNRQAMSRAMAQAAGSFEPTATIDEVLARESTVTQAARRFGLKSGMPFGTQYGAHPLPEEGHVDKAWQAAAPGVDVLIGATAEETRFFAVLDPKYRRLLSLPLLGRLLARPLVAISSRLVYLRATKAFARRHARAGGRAYHFLVLFRPPGSAFGAAHTIDLPLLLGSQASWSFAPILGRATWEQVQEAGRPVRQLWADFARSGVLPPQVDIAGVLRVRQQ, from the coding sequence ATGACCTCCGCTAATTCTGCTCACTTTCACGCGCCCGCCGGCCACATTATTGGCCGGCACGACGGGGCCGTGCTGCGCGCTACCGGTATCCGCTACGCCCGGGCCGTCCGGTTTCAGGCCCCGGTAGCCGAACCACCCGCTACGGCCCCAATCCTGGCTACGGCCCCGGCTCCGGCCTGCCCGCAGGTAGCCGATTCCTTGCTGGCCCCCGCCCTGGGAAGCTTGTTTGCGGGCATCAGCTACGACGAGGACTGCCTGCGCCTTTCCGTCACGCGCCCGGCCGACTACCGCCCCGACGAGCAACTGCCGGTCGTGGTGTGGGTGCATGGCGGCTCCTACGTAACCGGGGCCGGCGACCTGCCCGTGTATGATCCGGCCGTTTGGGTGAGCGAGCAGCGCCTTGTGTTTGTGGCCGTGACGTATCGGCTGGGACTATTGGGCTTTCTGGGGCAGCAGGGCGGGGCGCCGCCCAACCTGGGCCTGCTAGACCTGCTCGAAGCCCTGCGCTGGGTGCAGCGCAATAGCCCGGCCTTCGGGGGCAACCCGGACTTGGTTACGCTGTTTGGGCAGTCGGCCGGTGCCGACGCCATTGCCCACCTGATGGTGGCCGAAGGCGCCCAGGGCCTGTTCAGGCGCGTGATTATGCACAGCGCCCCGCTGGGGTTGTCGCGCAACCGGCAGGCAATGAGCCGGGCCATGGCCCAGGCCGCGGGCAGCTTTGAGCCCACGGCCACTATCGATGAGGTGCTGGCCCGCGAAAGTACCGTAACGCAAGCTGCTCGGCGGTTTGGCCTGAAAAGCGGCATGCCCTTCGGCACGCAGTATGGTGCCCATCCGCTGCCTGAGGAGGGTCATGTGGACAAGGCCTGGCAAGCCGCCGCGCCCGGAGTGGATGTACTGATTGGAGCTACGGCCGAAGAAACCCGGTTTTTTGCGGTGCTCGACCCTAAGTACCGCCGTCTGCTGAGCCTGCCGCTGCTGGGGCGGCTGTTGGCGCGGCCCTTGGTGGCCATCAGTTCCCGGCTGGTGTATCTGCGGGCTACCAAAGCTTTTGCGCGCCGCCACGCCCGGGCTGGGGGCCGGGCCTACCACTTTCTGGTCTTGTTTCGGCCACCCGGTAGTGCATTTGGCGCGGCCCACACCATCGATTTGCCCTTGTTACTGGGCTCCCAGGCCAGCTGGTCGTTTGCGCCCATCCTGGGCCGGGCCACCTGGGAACAGGTGCAAGAAGCCGGCCGGCCGGTGCGGCAGCTCTGGGCCGACTTTGCCCGCAGCGGGGTGTTGCCGCCCCAAGTGGATATTGCCGGCGTGCTACGGGTGCGGCAGCAGTAG
- a CDS encoding ABC transporter permease, whose amino-acid sequence MIQHSLLLIYRNFKRFKTTFFINLVGLSVGLAGVLTIYLWVYDEWSFDRYHATTGRLFQVLENQRTAEGINTSGTAPLLAEALVEEMPEIQYAAVATPPNFFPGFTLVAKGKTVRAEAKFAGKDFFRIFSYNLQQGDASQVLANNTAAVLSQDMAVALFGTAANAVGKTVEWQLADLKQTVVVTGVFGPIPANSTDRFDVVLSFDAFKGIMKMGESINWAQDGPFNTFVVLHEGADEAQFRTKMSGLLQRKLTTNKERALLVQHYADNYLHGEYSNGVPSGGRIEYVKLFSAIAVFILVIACINFMNLATAKASRRLKEIGVKKTLGAGRFSLAAHFLAESVLMSIIALLIALVLVELLLPQFNDITGKQLALAFKPHLVFSALGITLITGLLAGSYPAIYLSGLRPVEVLKGQLAGSVADLWTRKGLVVFQFMLSVLFIVCVWVIQRQLAFVESKDLGYDRTGVVAFEAGVKAAQQPEAFLAELKRLPGVVNASGMLGSFIDTNDGAGIPIEWQGRKILVHHMGVSFDLLETLGIELKDGRSFSPQFRTDSVQIIVNEALVASLGLQNPVGQMLDERRIVGVVRDFHFQSLHEKVKPLIFRLEPTATTTILVRLAPGREQETIAQLRQLYAAFNPGQTLTYHFLDGDYQVQYAAERRVGVLASYFAGLAILISCLGLFGLTAFTAEKRRKEIGIRKVLGASELSIVYLLSRDLTKLVGVGILLALPLSYLVVKQWLDDFEYRITLQAWYFLGAGLLAVTVAWLTISTQALQAARLNPTQSLRDE is encoded by the coding sequence ATGATTCAGCATTCCCTCCTTCTAATTTACCGGAACTTCAAGCGGTTCAAAACAACCTTTTTCATCAACTTGGTGGGCTTGTCAGTGGGCTTGGCGGGGGTACTTACCATTTACTTATGGGTGTACGATGAATGGAGCTTCGACCGGTACCACGCCACTACCGGGCGGCTGTTTCAGGTGCTGGAAAACCAGCGCACGGCCGAGGGCATCAACACCAGTGGCACGGCACCGCTGCTGGCCGAGGCGCTGGTCGAGGAGATGCCCGAAATCCAGTACGCGGCCGTGGCCACCCCGCCCAATTTCTTTCCTGGGTTCACGCTGGTGGCAAAGGGAAAAACCGTGCGGGCCGAAGCAAAATTTGCCGGCAAAGACTTCTTTCGCATCTTTTCCTACAACCTGCAACAAGGTGACGCCAGCCAGGTGCTGGCCAACAACACCGCCGCTGTGCTCTCGCAGGACATGGCCGTGGCCCTGTTCGGCACGGCGGCCAATGCCGTGGGCAAAACGGTAGAATGGCAACTGGCTGACCTCAAGCAAACCGTCGTCGTAACGGGCGTGTTCGGGCCCATTCCGGCCAATTCTACCGACCGGTTTGACGTGGTGCTCAGCTTCGATGCCTTCAAGGGCATCATGAAAATGGGGGAGTCGATCAACTGGGCCCAGGATGGGCCTTTCAACACCTTCGTGGTGCTGCACGAGGGCGCCGATGAAGCGCAGTTTCGAACCAAGATGTCGGGCCTGCTTCAGCGCAAGCTGACCACGAATAAGGAACGCGCTCTGCTCGTGCAGCACTATGCCGACAACTACCTCCACGGCGAGTACAGCAACGGCGTGCCGTCGGGCGGGCGGATTGAGTACGTGAAGCTGTTTTCGGCCATTGCGGTGTTTATTCTGGTCATTGCCTGCATCAATTTCATGAACCTGGCCACGGCCAAGGCCTCGCGCCGGCTGAAGGAAATCGGGGTGAAGAAAACGCTGGGCGCGGGCCGCTTTTCGCTGGCTGCGCACTTTCTGGCTGAATCGGTGCTCATGAGCATCATTGCGCTATTGATTGCGCTGGTTTTAGTCGAGTTGTTGTTGCCGCAGTTCAACGACATCACCGGCAAGCAACTGGCGCTGGCCTTCAAGCCGCACTTGGTTTTTTCGGCGCTCGGGATTACGCTGATTACGGGGCTGCTGGCGGGTAGCTACCCAGCTATTTACCTGTCGGGGCTGCGGCCGGTGGAGGTGCTCAAGGGGCAGCTCGCCGGTTCGGTGGCCGACCTGTGGACGCGCAAAGGGCTAGTGGTTTTCCAGTTCATGCTCTCCGTGCTGTTCATCGTCTGCGTGTGGGTCATTCAGCGGCAGCTTGCCTTCGTCGAAAGCAAAGACCTGGGGTACGACCGCACCGGCGTCGTCGCCTTCGAAGCGGGAGTCAAAGCGGCCCAACAGCCTGAAGCTTTTCTAGCCGAGCTAAAGCGGCTGCCGGGCGTGGTAAACGCCTCCGGCATGTTGGGCTCGTTTATAGACACGAACGACGGCGCGGGAATCCCAATAGAGTGGCAAGGCCGGAAGATTCTCGTTCACCACATGGGCGTAAGCTTCGACCTGCTCGAAACGCTGGGCATTGAGTTGAAAGACGGCCGCAGCTTTTCGCCGCAATTCCGCACCGACAGCGTTCAGATTATCGTGAACGAGGCCTTGGTAGCCAGCCTGGGCCTGCAAAACCCGGTGGGGCAGATGCTGGACGAGCGGCGGATTGTGGGCGTCGTCAGGGACTTTCACTTCCAGTCGTTGCACGAGAAAGTGAAGCCCCTCATTTTTCGGTTGGAGCCCACGGCGACTACTACCATCCTTGTTCGGCTGGCCCCGGGCCGGGAGCAGGAAACCATAGCCCAGCTCCGGCAGCTCTACGCCGCGTTTAACCCGGGGCAGACGCTTACTTACCACTTTCTCGACGGGGATTACCAGGTCCAGTACGCTGCCGAGCGGCGCGTTGGGGTGCTGGCCAGCTACTTTGCCGGCCTAGCCATCCTGATTTCCTGTTTGGGCTTGTTTGGGCTCACTGCCTTTACGGCCGAAAAGCGCCGCAAGGAAATCGGCATCCGCAAGGTGCTCGGGGCCAGCGAGCTGAGTATTGTCTACCTCCTCTCCCGCGACCTTACCAAGCTGGTAGGAGTGGGCATTCTGCTGGCGTTGCCGCTCAGCTACCTGGTGGTGAAGCAGTGGCTCGATGACTTTGAATACCGCATCACGCTGCAGGCCTGGTACTTTCTGGGCGCAGGCCTGCTGGCCGTCACCGTGGCCTGGCTTACCATTAGTACCCAGGCTCTGCAAGCGGCCCGGCTCAACCCCACGCAGAGCCTGCGCGACGAATAG
- a CDS encoding OmpA family protein has protein sequence MKHLLLRFQFVVTALGLAALVAPPAQAQTSERRTGLGLVANGLQYQGDFGSDYWKLDNTQLAPGLVINQYLGKGLDLSTQVLYGELTGRRSENTHFKTTLINVNLGFKLKLNNGWALKENSLIQPYLLAAPGWTYASRTGQFGGARIDLDKGYVDLFAAAGISLRLGAGVSVFVQSGQHLPMYANLDGTVEAGTPRWADRFLQHSVGLTFNLGQALDMDEDGVSDRLDKCANTPAGVLVDDNGCPLDGDADGVPDYLDACATEAGVAELRGCPDKDNDGVTDSEDNCPDIAGSIDRQGCPDADSDGIIDPDDKCPDTPAGATVDASGCPVADTTDSTAVAPAAPVPAPASTDTDGDGVLNAADRCPNSAGPASNGGCPEIRAEVRRSLQAATRSIRFETNKAVLLPSSYPTLDALVPVLSDYPDYSLSIAGHTDNKGPAAFNLALSRERAAAARRYLVEKGVAENRIEMRGYGPRYPIVSNATDAGRARNRRVEFDLFVSSGKNAAQAKYGAQPTSTPAKAGKARSVRKKALRKAPTTKTGTRKAVRPGTTVRKPVAPRAKR, from the coding sequence ATGAAGCACTTGCTACTCCGTTTTCAATTTGTGGTAACGGCCCTGGGCCTGGCGGCGCTGGTGGCGCCCCCGGCCCAGGCCCAAACGTCGGAGCGGCGCACCGGGCTGGGCCTGGTGGCCAACGGCCTGCAGTACCAGGGCGACTTTGGCTCCGACTACTGGAAGCTCGACAATACGCAGCTCGCGCCTGGCCTGGTCATCAATCAGTATCTGGGCAAAGGCCTGGATTTAAGCACCCAGGTGTTGTACGGGGAGCTGACTGGCCGCCGAAGCGAGAATACCCACTTCAAAACCACGCTAATTAACGTGAATCTGGGCTTCAAGCTCAAGCTCAACAACGGCTGGGCCCTGAAGGAAAATAGCTTGATTCAGCCCTACCTGCTGGCCGCCCCGGGCTGGACCTACGCTAGCCGAACCGGGCAGTTCGGCGGGGCCCGCATCGACCTCGATAAAGGCTACGTCGACCTGTTTGCCGCCGCCGGTATCAGTTTGCGCCTGGGGGCCGGGGTAAGCGTATTTGTGCAAAGTGGCCAGCACCTGCCGATGTACGCCAACCTCGACGGCACCGTGGAAGCAGGTACGCCCCGCTGGGCCGACCGGTTCTTGCAGCACAGCGTCGGGCTGACGTTTAACCTGGGTCAGGCCCTGGATATGGACGAAGACGGCGTGTCGGACCGCCTCGACAAGTGCGCCAATACCCCGGCTGGCGTGTTGGTGGATGACAATGGCTGCCCGCTCGACGGCGACGCCGACGGTGTGCCCGACTACCTCGACGCCTGCGCCACCGAGGCCGGCGTGGCCGAGCTGCGCGGCTGCCCCGATAAAGACAACGACGGCGTGACCGACTCGGAAGATAACTGCCCCGACATTGCCGGCAGCATCGACCGGCAGGGCTGCCCCGATGCCGACAGCGACGGTATCATTGACCCCGACGACAAGTGCCCCGACACGCCCGCCGGTGCTACCGTGGATGCTTCGGGCTGCCCCGTAGCCGACACCACCGACAGCACCGCCGTAGCTCCAGCGGCTCCGGTTCCCGCCCCGGCCAGCACCGATACCGACGGCGACGGAGTGCTCAACGCCGCGGACCGCTGCCCCAACAGCGCCGGACCCGCCAGCAACGGCGGGTGCCCCGAAATCAGGGCCGAAGTGCGCCGCAGCCTGCAGGCCGCCACCCGCTCCATCCGCTTCGAAACCAACAAGGCCGTGCTGCTGCCGTCCTCGTACCCCACGCTCGATGCCTTGGTACCCGTGCTGAGCGACTACCCCGACTATTCCCTCAGCATTGCCGGCCACACCGATAACAAGGGGCCGGCTGCCTTCAACCTGGCGCTTTCCCGGGAGCGGGCCGCCGCCGCCCGGCGCTACCTGGTGGAAAAGGGCGTGGCCGAAAACCGCATCGAGATGCGTGGCTACGGCCCGCGTTACCCCATTGTAAGCAACGCCACCGACGCCGGCCGGGCCCGCAACCGCCGCGTGGAGTTCGACTTGTTTGTCAGCTCGGGCAAGAATGCGGCCCAGGCCAAATACGGTGCCCAACCAACCAGCACGCCCGCCAAAGCCGGCAAGGCCCGCTCCGTCCGCAAAAAGGCCCTCCGCAAAGCGCCGACAACCAAAACCGGCACCCGCAAGGCCGTAAGGCCGGGTACTACGGTCCGGAAGCCGGTTGCTCCCAGAGCTAAGCGCTAG
- a CDS encoding ABC transporter permease gives MFKNYLLVAYRNLVRHKGFSFLNIAGLALGLTACLLIGLFVHDELQFDRFVPAADRIYRVYTQQTKTETPEIFSSVSPMFATSLKQEFPEVEQTMRILMTGSSLNLLEVGEKKIYVEDGIIADSTFFSIFQLPFKYGSAAGALDGTTSVVLAEDVARTFFGDVNPVGQELKINKSTLVVKGVLQNGLDKFHRKVNYILPMAAAQLPKPRMSNWGWQQFYTYVKLRPGADARQTQAKLQRYLVEKVQPTLSEKDKLTAVPYLQPLREVHLYSASFKYDSAIKGNITYVKALALIAGFILLIAGFNFVNLATAKSMQRAKEVGIRKTIGASQQQLMLQFLSETVLLTLASVVLAAVLTSLLLPSLNAFTGKTMTFDVLRNPALLGGLALLTVVVGLVAGFYPALVLSSFQPVKVLKSAVVTDGIFGRVQWLRHGLIVVQFALSVFLIVCALVVFRQVSYLHNKDLGFNREQIMFFPMRGENMTKHYETFKHELQQVPGVAAVSIGYGFPGDQVAGDGLQVPTNGEMKEHSVTQLMVDYDYIKTLGLQLVAGRDFSRALSTDQDHGFILNETAVREFGFGSPQQALGQKVQWPVWNEKNPDSLKVGQIIGVVKDFHYKSLYDRLEPAVLQIFPPAYWKVAVKLKADNLGSSLEGVKQVWAKFSPETPIEYRFLDDNFAQLYQAEDKLQTLLFSFTGVAIFVGCLGLFGLATYAAERRKKEIGIRKVLGADVLTIVGLLSREFLLLVGVAAVIAFPLAWLALSRWLQDFAYRISIPWWAFGAAGLLAAAVAFLTVSYQALKAATTNPIRNLRAD, from the coding sequence ATGTTTAAAAACTACCTGCTTGTGGCCTACCGCAACCTGGTGCGCCACAAGGGCTTTTCCTTTCTCAACATTGCCGGCCTGGCCCTGGGCCTGACGGCCTGCCTGCTCATCGGCCTCTTCGTGCACGACGAGCTGCAATTCGACCGGTTCGTGCCGGCCGCCGACCGGATTTACCGCGTCTACACTCAGCAAACCAAAACCGAAACGCCCGAAATCTTCAGCTCGGTGTCGCCCATGTTTGCCACCTCCCTCAAGCAGGAGTTTCCGGAGGTCGAGCAAACGATGCGCATTCTGATGACCGGCTCCAGCCTGAATCTGCTGGAAGTAGGCGAGAAGAAAATCTACGTCGAGGACGGCATAATTGCGGACTCCACCTTTTTCAGCATTTTTCAGCTGCCCTTTAAGTACGGCTCGGCCGCCGGCGCCCTGGACGGCACCACGTCGGTGGTGCTGGCCGAGGACGTGGCCCGCACCTTTTTCGGGGACGTAAACCCCGTCGGCCAGGAGCTGAAGATCAATAAGTCGACCCTGGTGGTGAAGGGCGTGCTGCAAAACGGCCTCGACAAGTTTCACCGCAAAGTCAACTACATTCTCCCGATGGCCGCGGCGCAGCTGCCCAAGCCGCGCATGAGCAATTGGGGCTGGCAGCAGTTTTACACCTACGTCAAGCTCCGGCCCGGCGCCGACGCCCGCCAAACCCAGGCCAAGCTGCAGCGCTACCTCGTGGAGAAAGTGCAGCCCACGCTGAGCGAGAAGGACAAGCTCACTGCAGTGCCGTATCTGCAGCCTCTGCGCGAGGTGCACCTGTACTCGGCCAGCTTCAAGTACGACTCGGCCATCAAGGGCAACATCACCTACGTGAAGGCCCTGGCGCTTATTGCGGGCTTTATTCTGTTGATTGCGGGCTTCAACTTCGTGAACCTGGCCACGGCCAAATCCATGCAGCGGGCCAAGGAAGTGGGCATCCGCAAAACCATCGGGGCCAGCCAGCAGCAGCTGATGCTGCAGTTCCTGAGCGAAACGGTGCTGCTCACCCTGGCCAGCGTGGTGCTGGCCGCCGTGCTGACCTCCCTGCTGCTGCCCTCGCTCAACGCTTTTACCGGCAAGACCATGACCTTTGACGTGCTTCGCAATCCGGCCCTGCTCGGCGGGCTGGCCCTGCTCACGGTGGTAGTGGGCCTGGTGGCGGGCTTTTACCCGGCCCTGGTGCTGTCGAGCTTTCAGCCGGTGAAAGTGCTGAAAAGCGCGGTGGTTACCGACGGTATCTTCGGCCGGGTGCAGTGGCTGCGGCACGGCCTGATAGTGGTGCAGTTTGCCCTGTCGGTCTTCCTGATTGTGTGCGCCCTGGTCGTGTTCCGGCAGGTGTCGTATCTGCACAACAAGGATTTGGGCTTCAACCGGGAGCAAATCATGTTTTTCCCCATGCGGGGCGAGAACATGACCAAGCACTACGAAACCTTCAAGCACGAGCTCCAGCAGGTGCCCGGGGTGGCGGCCGTCAGCATCGGCTACGGCTTCCCCGGCGACCAGGTGGCCGGCGACGGGCTGCAGGTGCCCACCAACGGCGAAATGAAAGAGCACTCCGTTACCCAGCTGATGGTGGACTACGACTACATCAAGACCCTGGGGTTGCAGCTAGTGGCCGGCCGCGACTTTTCCCGGGCGCTGAGTACCGACCAGGACCACGGCTTTATCCTGAACGAAACGGCCGTGCGCGAATTTGGCTTCGGCAGCCCCCAGCAGGCCCTGGGCCAGAAGGTGCAGTGGCCCGTATGGAACGAGAAAAACCCCGATTCGCTCAAAGTAGGCCAGATTATCGGCGTGGTCAAGGACTTTCATTACAAGAGCCTCTACGACCGGTTGGAGCCGGCCGTGCTGCAGATTTTTCCGCCGGCTTACTGGAAAGTGGCCGTCAAGCTCAAGGCCGACAACCTGGGCAGCTCCCTGGAGGGCGTCAAGCAGGTGTGGGCCAAATTTAGCCCCGAGACGCCCATCGAGTACCGCTTCCTGGACGACAACTTCGCCCAATTGTACCAGGCCGAAGACAAGCTGCAGACCCTGCTCTTCTCCTTTACTGGCGTGGCCATCTTCGTGGGCTGCCTCGGGCTGTTTGGGCTGGCCACCTACGCGGCCGAGCGGCGCAAAAAGGAAATCGGCATCCGCAAAGTCCTCGGCGCCGACGTGCTGACCATCGTGGGGCTGCTCTCCCGGGAGTTTCTGCTGCTGGTCGGGGTGGCGGCCGTTATTGCCTTCCCGCTGGCCTGGCTGGCTTTGAGCCGCTGGCTGCAGGACTTTGCCTACCGCATCAGTATTCCCTGGTGGGCCTTCGGGGCGGCGGGGCTGCTGGCCGCCGCCGTGGCCTTTCTCACCGTGAGCTACCAGGCCCTGAAGGCCGCTACTACCAATCCCATCCGCAACCTGCGCGCCGACTAA
- a CDS encoding ABC transporter ATP-binding protein, whose protein sequence is MIQIEHLEKIYRTAEVQTKALNDVSLVVREGEFVAIMGPSGCGKSTLLNILGLLDEPDGGSFAFAGVEVARLPERRRATLRKEHIGFVFQSFNLIEELTVYENVELPLIYLGVGAAERRQRVEQVLEKMQIMHRRNHFPQQLSGGQQQRVAVARAVVNSPRLILADEPTGNLDSRNGNEVMELLTELNEAGTTIIMVTHSEHDARYAHRVIRLLDGQVVLEHARA, encoded by the coding sequence ATGATTCAGATTGAACACCTCGAGAAGATTTACCGCACCGCGGAGGTGCAAACCAAGGCCCTCAACGACGTGTCTTTGGTCGTGCGGGAAGGCGAGTTTGTGGCCATAATGGGGCCCTCGGGCTGCGGCAAGTCGACGCTGCTCAACATCCTGGGCTTGCTCGACGAGCCCGACGGCGGCTCCTTCGCCTTTGCCGGGGTGGAGGTGGCCCGCCTGCCGGAGCGGCGCCGCGCGACCCTGCGCAAGGAGCACATCGGGTTCGTGTTTCAGAGCTTCAACCTGATTGAGGAGCTTACCGTGTACGAAAACGTGGAATTGCCCCTGATTTACCTGGGCGTGGGCGCCGCCGAGCGGAGGCAGCGCGTGGAGCAGGTGCTGGAAAAAATGCAGATCATGCACCGCCGTAACCACTTCCCGCAGCAGCTTTCGGGCGGGCAGCAGCAGCGCGTGGCCGTGGCCCGGGCCGTGGTCAACTCGCCCCGCCTCATCCTGGCCGACGAACCCACCGGCAACCTCGATTCCCGCAACGGCAACGAGGTGATGGAACTGCTCACGGAGCTCAACGAAGCCGGCACTACCATCATCATGGTCACCCACTCCGAGCACGATGCCCGCTATGCCCACCGCGTGATTCGCCTGCTCGACGGGCAGGTGGTGCTGGAGCACGCCCGGGCGTAG